A window from Mycobacterium saskatchewanense encodes these proteins:
- a CDS encoding MaoC family dehydratase, whose translation MERRSASPVLAWKGRYFEDFVVGDLYQHPLGRTVIQADNVWLTLLTQNTAPLHFDVHYAAQTEFGKPLVDSTFTLALVTGQSVVDLSQHVMANLGWDRVRMPNPLFEGETVYSQSEVLATRESRSHPEAGIVTVRTTGYTAQGKIVISFERTFMVYRSGHGPKLAAVQPVWDSRSRAAVIGDGAR comes from the coding sequence ATTGAACGCCGCTCGGCCAGCCCCGTCCTAGCGTGGAAAGGCCGCTATTTCGAGGACTTCGTCGTCGGCGACCTCTACCAGCATCCCCTGGGACGCACAGTCATTCAGGCGGATAACGTCTGGCTGACCTTGCTGACGCAGAACACCGCACCACTGCACTTCGATGTGCACTACGCCGCACAGACCGAGTTCGGCAAGCCGCTGGTGGATTCAACTTTCACCCTGGCCCTGGTGACCGGCCAAAGCGTCGTCGACTTGTCTCAACACGTGATGGCCAATCTCGGCTGGGATCGAGTCCGCATGCCAAACCCGCTCTTCGAGGGCGAGACGGTCTACTCGCAGTCCGAAGTGCTTGCGACACGCGAATCCCGCTCCCACCCGGAGGCGGGGATCGTCACGGTACGCACCACCGGCTACACGGCACAAGGCAAGATCGTCATAAGCTTCGAACGCACTTTCATGGTCTACCGCAGTGGCCACGGACCAAAACTCGCTGCCGTACAGCCTGTTTGGGATAGCCGGTCGCGGGCCGCCGTAATTGGCGACGGCGCGCGGTGA
- a CDS encoding acetoacetate decarboxylase: MTPEELLAGPLTPLQAPPYPARLTRYVNREYFSVVYRTDPRALRAVVPEPLQVREPHVRFEVMHMGDVDGFGPYTEAGQVISVHYDGEDGEYLHTMHLDNIGAILAGRELSAYPKTLGCPRLFAENGALVGTLDYGTQRVATATMAYKHLPLAESVAATHITVPTFAVKAIPDYEGGLRVCDLVRMQITDITVKQSWQGPARLQLCAHVMAPVADLPVLEIVSASHVLTDLTLGPATPVHSYLP, from the coding sequence ATGACACCCGAGGAATTGCTAGCCGGCCCACTGACGCCGTTGCAAGCTCCGCCCTACCCGGCGAGGTTGACCCGCTACGTCAACCGCGAGTACTTCAGCGTCGTGTACCGAACCGACCCCAGGGCACTGCGCGCGGTCGTGCCGGAACCACTCCAAGTGAGAGAGCCCCACGTGCGTTTCGAGGTCATGCACATGGGCGATGTGGACGGATTCGGCCCTTACACAGAGGCCGGGCAAGTGATTTCCGTGCACTACGACGGCGAAGACGGCGAGTACCTCCACACGATGCACCTGGACAACATTGGAGCCATCCTTGCGGGTCGCGAGCTGTCGGCCTATCCGAAGACCCTCGGATGCCCCAGGCTCTTCGCCGAGAACGGCGCGCTGGTAGGCACCCTGGATTACGGTACGCAGCGGGTTGCGACCGCCACGATGGCATACAAGCATCTGCCCCTCGCTGAGTCCGTCGCCGCCACGCACATCACCGTTCCGACCTTCGCTGTCAAGGCCATCCCCGATTACGAGGGTGGTTTGCGCGTTTGCGACTTGGTGCGCATGCAAATCACCGACATCACCGTCAAACAATCCTGGCAGGGACCCGCGAGGTTGCAGTTGTGCGCCCATGTGATGGCTCCCGTGGCCGACCTGCCGGTTCTTGAGATCGTCTCGGCATCCCACGTGCTGACCGACCTCACGTTAGGACCAGCGACGCCAGTGCACAGCTACCTGCCGTGA
- a CDS encoding acetyl-CoA hydrolase/transferase family protein, translating into MKKKYSPSAATDMLKFVPPRANILVPIGFGEPPTLVGTLEQHADELDRVRIHQMDAFIERRYIRGEFGDHLRHVSYYLGPGTRQAYWDGHVELVPNHFSEVPMILRRNVKPDLVIAAANGPDARGYFSLGTNADYVASFLDEVPVFLETTTAQPFTYGSNHIHISKVAGWINTDVPMPAITKRPSDPRDKTIAQFVAERVPDGSCLQVGVGSIPDALLSELVEHNNLGVHTECFSDGLMELVESGAATGALKRHHRSKHVAAFAVGSTQLLSWLHHNRAVEMLPVEWTNDPRVIAEEPNFISINATTEVDLMGQAASETIAGRYWSSSGGQADFARGAMYSPNGRAFLVLHATTSSGIGRIRAQLSPGSVVTTLKNTIDHVVTEYGVATLRGASLSERAHRLIAIAHPDHRDRLRFDARKAGLLH; encoded by the coding sequence GTGAAGAAGAAGTACTCGCCTAGCGCAGCGACCGACATGCTGAAATTCGTTCCTCCGCGGGCAAACATCCTCGTGCCGATCGGATTCGGCGAGCCGCCCACGCTGGTCGGCACTCTCGAGCAGCACGCCGATGAGCTCGACCGGGTCCGTATTCACCAGATGGACGCGTTTATCGAGCGCCGTTATATTCGCGGCGAATTCGGGGATCACCTGCGACACGTCAGTTACTACCTCGGACCGGGCACCCGGCAGGCCTATTGGGACGGACATGTCGAACTGGTGCCCAACCACTTCTCTGAGGTGCCGATGATTTTGCGCCGCAACGTGAAACCCGACCTGGTCATCGCGGCGGCCAATGGCCCCGACGCGCGCGGCTACTTCAGCCTGGGCACCAACGCCGACTACGTGGCCTCATTCCTCGACGAAGTGCCGGTCTTTCTCGAAACCACCACCGCGCAGCCGTTCACGTATGGAAGCAACCACATCCACATCAGCAAGGTAGCCGGATGGATCAACACCGACGTGCCTATGCCAGCAATCACCAAGCGTCCCAGCGACCCTCGTGACAAGACGATCGCCCAGTTCGTCGCCGAACGGGTGCCTGACGGCAGTTGCCTCCAGGTTGGCGTAGGAAGCATTCCCGATGCCCTGCTCTCGGAGCTCGTCGAGCACAACAACCTTGGCGTCCACACAGAGTGCTTCTCCGACGGGCTGATGGAACTGGTCGAGTCCGGTGCTGCGACAGGGGCGCTGAAACGCCATCACCGCAGCAAGCACGTGGCCGCATTCGCGGTCGGGTCGACTCAACTCCTCTCCTGGCTGCACCACAACAGGGCCGTGGAGATGCTGCCCGTCGAATGGACCAACGACCCCCGGGTGATCGCCGAAGAACCCAACTTCATCTCGATCAACGCCACCACCGAAGTCGACCTCATGGGCCAGGCGGCCAGCGAGACGATCGCCGGCCGGTACTGGTCGTCCTCGGGAGGCCAGGCGGACTTCGCCCGCGGCGCAATGTATTCGCCGAACGGGCGGGCATTTCTGGTGCTGCACGCCACGACGAGCTCCGGAATCGGACGTATCCGCGCCCAACTCAGCCCCGGCAGCGTGGTGACCACCCTGAAAAACACGATCGACCACGTCGTGACCGAGTACGGAGTGGCGACATTGCGAGGAGCATCACTGAGCGAACGAGCGCACAGGCTGATCGCCATCGCTCACCCCGATCACCGCGACCGACTACGGTTCGACGCCCGCAAGGCGGGACTGCTGCACTGA
- a CDS encoding MmpS family transport accessory protein: MVRRNSEAISHPPSPSSLPPTIVEINPKDVTYEVFGTLDSGGKVAYADLNSRPIEVVLTSLPWSHSETTTSPSATLSLVAQVDGNSVGCRIIVNNEVRDEHSVSHKGAAVACTVAAA, translated from the coding sequence ATGGTTCGACGCAATTCTGAGGCCATTAGCCATCCGCCCTCGCCCAGCTCATTACCCCCGACAATCGTCGAAATCAATCCTAAGGATGTCACCTATGAGGTGTTCGGAACTCTCGACAGCGGCGGGAAAGTGGCCTACGCGGATCTCAATAGCCGGCCGATCGAAGTAGTCTTGACCTCGCTTCCGTGGTCGCACTCGGAAACGACAACGTCGCCTTCGGCCACGCTGAGCCTCGTCGCCCAGGTCGACGGCAATTCGGTGGGTTGTCGGATTATTGTCAATAATGAGGTCCGTGACGAGCACTCAGTCTCCCATAAGGGTGCCGCCGTAGCTTGCACGGTGGCCGCAGCGTGA
- a CDS encoding acyl-CoA dehydrogenase family protein has protein sequence MTIQLTNSADTPQRAELRAAVRHLCGQFDEEYWRERDINREYPEEFVDTLTKAGYLAALIPTEFGGLGLGLAEAGIILEEVNRSGGHSAACHAQMYTMGALLRHGTTTQKQRYLPEIASGNLRLQAFSITEPEAGSNTPDIITFAAKDGDDYVVTGHKNWTSRIEQSDLLMLLARTENRPQDPAQRADGISLFLVDLREIRANAPQTLVVDPVRTMFNYATNQVWYNQMRIPASALIGEEGKGFRYVIDGWNAERILLASEAVGDGYWFLDTAIQYANTRSVFGHAIGANQGVQFPLARAYTQVLAADMMRNRAADLFDAGEPCGAEANAAKFVASEASWQAANICLDVHGGYGFVDKYNVERKFRETRVYQVAPVNNNMILAFLGQHVLGLPRSY, from the coding sequence ATGACCATCCAGCTGACCAACAGTGCCGACACTCCACAACGCGCCGAGCTGCGCGCCGCGGTCCGCCACCTGTGTGGACAATTTGATGAAGAATACTGGCGCGAACGGGACATCAACCGCGAATATCCCGAAGAGTTCGTGGACACGTTGACCAAGGCGGGCTACCTCGCTGCCCTCATTCCCACCGAGTTCGGCGGGCTGGGCCTGGGCTTGGCCGAAGCCGGCATCATCCTCGAAGAGGTAAACCGTTCCGGCGGACATTCGGCGGCCTGCCACGCTCAGATGTACACCATGGGCGCCCTGCTGCGGCACGGCACCACCACACAGAAGCAGCGCTACCTGCCCGAGATCGCCAGCGGAAACCTGAGGCTACAGGCGTTTTCGATCACCGAGCCCGAAGCCGGCTCGAACACACCCGACATCATCACCTTCGCGGCCAAAGACGGCGACGACTACGTGGTCACCGGGCACAAGAACTGGACGAGCCGCATTGAACAATCGGACCTCCTGATGCTGCTCGCACGCACCGAGAACCGGCCCCAAGACCCAGCGCAACGCGCCGACGGGATCAGCCTCTTCCTGGTCGACCTCCGGGAAATCCGCGCCAACGCACCACAGACACTGGTCGTCGACCCCGTACGGACCATGTTCAACTACGCCACGAACCAGGTTTGGTACAACCAGATGCGCATCCCCGCGTCGGCCCTGATCGGCGAGGAAGGCAAAGGTTTTCGTTACGTCATTGACGGCTGGAACGCCGAAAGGATCCTGCTGGCGTCCGAAGCCGTCGGTGACGGCTACTGGTTCCTCGATACCGCCATCCAATACGCCAACACCCGCTCCGTCTTCGGCCACGCCATCGGTGCCAACCAGGGCGTGCAGTTCCCGCTGGCCCGTGCCTACACCCAGGTGCTCGCCGCGGACATGATGCGCAACCGTGCCGCCGATCTGTTCGACGCCGGTGAGCCCTGTGGCGCCGAAGCCAACGCCGCGAAATTCGTTGCTTCCGAGGCGAGTTGGCAAGCGGCCAATATCTGTCTCGACGTCCACGGCGGCTACGGATTCGTGGACAAATACAACGTGGAGCGCAAATTCCGCGAAACGCGAGTCTATCAGGTCGCGCCCGTGAACAACAACATGATCCTGGCCTTCCTTGGACAGCACGTCCTGGGCCTGCCCCGCTCCTACTGA
- a CDS encoding MMPL/RND family transporter: MLVRENRGERSKSPRVARLLRTLAIPIIVFWVLVGVATNLFVPSLEETTKANAGAMIPRDAPSSQAAILSGNAFQESKYTSVAVILLESQGRKLNDGDHRYYNELVARLVRDTRHVQSIQNLWAKPVTMSGQQSADGEVATVTIRPVGDQGDATANQSVQAIRDTVAKLPKPSGLNTYVTGPAPLAADTLHAADESMGTLTIVTIVIIIALLLIAYRSITRALIPLMGVLVILAAARGIVSLLVQHHLIGISSFAANMLVALVLGATTDYSIFFVGRYQEARQSGQDRESAYYTSVGNVSHVILGSGLAITGATLCLTLTHLDYFRTLGPPCAVSMIVAVVAALTLGPAILTVSSKVKWLALGAQRPNPAWRRLGTAIARWPGAMIAVAALVIPLCVLGLTAYKVSYNDRDFAPTSVESSVGYSVADRHFPKSHMSTDAVYVQSDHDMRNTTDMIALDRITKSIYRVPGISMVQSVTRPNGRPLEHASLPYAMGSVGTKIGENIGFLRDRIADLDALAATMGDVVDSTTRMEELTTKLGIGTHISRQSADQLLAITQDARDKLANFDDFFRPLRSYFYWERHCFDIPICWALRSINETIDNVDQMSQEFANTVKGLTVIDTVTPQLVTELHETVKNMTTMQALTLAMQSTMHALIPQLDSVIRPMVDMAQAFDNAKNDDFFFLPPDAFETPDFKANLDFFMTADGKGARIMLYHKGEAMSPEGIKQVESASAAAEEALKGTSLSSAKLYMAGAASNYRDVQDYSANDIIIMMFATFALVFVIVLLVTRAFVGSVVVLVTVMLSFAAAYGLSAFIWEDLVGIQLHWLTLPIAFIVLVAVGCDYNLLLLSRYEEEIGAGVRTGLIRAMAGSGGVVVTAAFVFAFTMLALLSSDVVNIGQSGSTICIGLILDMMIVRLFLVMPLARLLGTWFWWPRRTFVNKR; this comes from the coding sequence ATGCTCGTTCGCGAGAATCGCGGGGAACGTTCGAAGTCGCCCCGCGTCGCGAGACTTTTACGGACCCTGGCGATTCCGATCATCGTCTTTTGGGTGCTGGTCGGTGTGGCTACCAACCTGTTCGTGCCCTCTCTCGAGGAGACCACGAAGGCCAACGCCGGGGCCATGATCCCCCGCGACGCCCCGTCGTCGCAGGCAGCGATTCTCAGCGGCAACGCGTTTCAGGAATCCAAATACACGAGTGTCGCGGTGATTCTCCTGGAAAGCCAAGGACGCAAACTCAACGACGGCGATCACCGCTATTACAACGAGTTGGTGGCCCGACTCGTGCGCGATACAAGGCACGTGCAGTCAATCCAGAACCTTTGGGCCAAGCCGGTGACGATGTCGGGGCAGCAGAGCGCCGACGGCGAGGTCGCAACGGTCACGATCCGCCCAGTCGGCGACCAGGGCGACGCCACCGCGAATCAATCGGTGCAGGCGATTCGAGACACCGTGGCCAAGCTGCCGAAACCGAGCGGGCTGAATACCTACGTGACCGGGCCCGCTCCACTTGCCGCGGACACCCTGCACGCGGCGGATGAGAGCATGGGCACGCTGACAATCGTCACAATCGTCATCATCATCGCACTGCTGCTGATCGCCTACCGCTCGATCACGAGGGCGCTTATTCCCCTGATGGGGGTGCTGGTCATATTGGCGGCGGCCCGCGGCATCGTCTCGCTTCTCGTTCAGCACCACCTTATCGGGATCTCCTCATTCGCCGCCAACATGTTGGTGGCGCTCGTCCTAGGCGCCACAACGGATTACAGCATTTTCTTTGTTGGTCGATACCAAGAAGCGCGTCAATCAGGGCAAGACCGCGAAAGCGCTTACTACACGTCCGTCGGCAACGTTTCGCACGTAATCCTGGGATCGGGTCTGGCGATCACCGGGGCAACGCTATGCCTCACCCTCACCCATCTGGACTACTTCCGCACCCTCGGACCGCCATGCGCGGTGTCCATGATCGTCGCCGTTGTCGCTGCCCTCACCCTCGGCCCCGCTATCCTCACGGTCAGTAGCAAGGTCAAGTGGTTGGCGCTGGGAGCCCAAAGACCAAACCCCGCTTGGCGCAGGCTCGGCACCGCCATCGCCCGCTGGCCGGGCGCAATGATTGCGGTGGCCGCTCTCGTCATCCCGCTGTGCGTTTTAGGCCTCACGGCATACAAGGTGAGTTACAACGACCGAGATTTCGCGCCCACAAGCGTCGAATCCAGCGTCGGGTATTCCGTCGCGGACAGGCACTTCCCAAAGAGTCACATGTCGACTGACGCCGTCTACGTGCAGTCGGATCATGACATGCGCAATACCACCGACATGATCGCCCTGGACCGGATCACCAAGAGCATTTATCGGGTCCCGGGCATCTCAATGGTGCAAAGCGTCACCCGACCGAACGGTCGACCGCTCGAACACGCTTCGCTCCCGTACGCCATGGGCTCCGTGGGAACCAAGATTGGCGAGAATATCGGCTTCCTACGCGATCGCATAGCGGATCTCGACGCCCTCGCAGCCACAATGGGCGACGTGGTCGACTCCACCACACGCATGGAAGAGCTGACAACCAAACTGGGAATCGGGACCCACATATCGCGCCAATCCGCGGATCAACTGCTAGCCATTACGCAGGACGCTCGAGACAAGCTGGCAAATTTCGACGACTTCTTCCGGCCTTTGCGCAGCTACTTTTACTGGGAGAGACACTGCTTCGACATCCCCATCTGCTGGGCTCTTCGATCGATCAACGAAACCATAGACAACGTCGATCAGATGAGCCAAGAATTCGCCAACACGGTGAAAGGCCTCACTGTTATCGACACGGTGACCCCGCAGTTGGTCACCGAGCTGCATGAAACGGTGAAGAACATGACGACCATGCAAGCCTTGACCCTCGCCATGCAAAGTACGATGCATGCGCTTATCCCCCAGTTGGACAGCGTTATTCGCCCGATGGTCGACATGGCCCAGGCGTTCGACAACGCTAAGAATGACGACTTTTTCTTCCTCCCGCCGGACGCGTTCGAAACGCCAGACTTCAAGGCCAATCTTGACTTCTTCATGACCGCCGATGGCAAAGGCGCCCGCATCATGCTCTACCACAAGGGCGAGGCGATGAGCCCGGAGGGAATCAAGCAGGTGGAAAGCGCCTCGGCCGCCGCGGAAGAAGCTCTGAAGGGAACGTCTTTATCAAGCGCGAAACTATACATGGCCGGCGCTGCATCGAACTATCGCGACGTACAGGATTATTCGGCAAACGACATCATCATCATGATGTTTGCCACCTTTGCGTTGGTCTTCGTAATCGTCTTACTGGTCACGAGAGCATTTGTCGGATCGGTTGTCGTGCTCGTCACCGTGATGCTTTCCTTCGCCGCTGCCTACGGGTTGTCCGCCTTCATCTGGGAAGACCTCGTCGGCATCCAACTGCATTGGCTGACGTTGCCGATCGCATTCATCGTCCTTGTCGCGGTCGGTTGCGACTACAACCTGCTCTTACTTTCGCGCTACGAAGAGGAAATCGGTGCGGGAGTAAGGACCGGTCTAATCCGGGCGATGGCCGGCTCTGGCGGCGTGGTGGTCACAGCGGCGTTCGTGTTCGCATTCACCATGCTGGCGCTTCTCTCGAGTGACGTCGTGAACATCGGCCAATCAGGCTCGACTATCTGCATCGGGTTGATTCTCGACATGATGATCGTGCGTTTGTTCCTCGTCATGCCACTCGCGCGCCTTCTTGGCACCTGGTTTTGGTGGCCCCGCAGGACTTTCGTGAATAAACGGTGA
- a CDS encoding sigma factor-like helix-turn-helix DNA-binding protein, producing MRARAETGKLKRTDASRADESGQLFDRVLITEALARLHPSQRKMIHRAYFLGWATHQIAADLDVTEPVVKCRLHHALRALRNSLNEPNRVRR from the coding sequence ATGAGGGCGCGAGCTGAGACTGGCAAGCTCAAGCGAACGGATGCGTCCCGCGCCGACGAGTCAGGGCAGCTCTTCGACCGCGTGCTGATCACCGAAGCTTTGGCTCGGTTGCACCCATCGCAGCGCAAGATGATCCACCGGGCGTATTTCCTCGGATGGGCGACGCACCAGATCGCCGCCGACCTGGACGTCACCGAACCTGTTGTGAAGTGCCGGCTGCACCATGCCCTGCGCGCCTTGCGGAACTCCCTCAACGAGCCAAACCGCGTTCGGCGATAA
- a CDS encoding LysR family transcriptional regulator, whose amino-acid sequence MNVDELHWFVVLAETEHMTEAAQKLNVAQPTLSRGLKRLERELHAPLFDRVNNRLHLNAYGRIMLEHSRRGLAEIRAADERIAALRDPDSGTVRLAFLHSMASYLVPDVLRRFRLETPRVRFDLRQAAGHEIVELLTGGRVDLAITGPRPDSGDFGWHQLLTERLCLVLPRNHRLADRRRINLAETEGESYIALGTDFALRGITNDLWAAEGINPRVVFEAMEIATIEGLVAAGLGVGVVPMPPPHRREPAAVYVSLSNPRAKRPIGLAWPHERPIPPPAQRFAAFVKAGQHRTYGETRDAQQRRPHE is encoded by the coding sequence GTGAACGTCGACGAGTTGCATTGGTTTGTCGTGCTTGCCGAGACCGAGCACATGACCGAGGCCGCCCAGAAACTCAATGTTGCCCAACCCACGCTGTCGCGCGGACTCAAGCGATTGGAACGGGAATTGCATGCGCCGCTGTTCGACCGAGTCAACAATCGGCTGCACCTCAACGCTTATGGGCGCATCATGCTCGAGCACTCGCGTCGTGGGCTGGCCGAGATACGCGCGGCCGACGAGCGGATCGCTGCGCTGCGCGATCCCGACAGCGGAACCGTACGACTGGCTTTCCTGCACTCGATGGCCAGTTACCTGGTGCCCGACGTGCTGCGCCGGTTCCGACTGGAAACACCGCGCGTCCGGTTCGACCTGCGTCAGGCGGCCGGCCACGAGATTGTCGAGCTTCTCACCGGCGGCAGGGTGGACTTGGCGATCACCGGACCACGCCCGGACAGTGGGGACTTCGGCTGGCATCAATTGCTCACCGAACGGCTGTGCCTGGTCTTGCCCAGAAACCATCGCCTCGCTGACCGGCGCAGGATCAATCTGGCGGAGACAGAAGGAGAATCGTACATCGCGCTGGGCACCGACTTCGCGTTGCGCGGGATCACCAACGACTTGTGGGCCGCCGAGGGTATCAATCCGCGGGTCGTCTTCGAGGCAATGGAAATCGCGACCATCGAAGGATTGGTCGCAGCGGGTCTCGGCGTCGGGGTCGTCCCGATGCCCCCGCCGCATCGGCGCGAACCGGCGGCGGTCTATGTCAGCCTGTCTAACCCGCGAGCTAAGCGTCCCATCGGCTTGGCCTGGCCGCATGAACGCCCCATCCCGCCACCGGCGCAACGCTTCGCTGCATTCGTCAAAGCCGGCCAGCATAGAACTTACGGCGAGACGCGCGACGCTCAACAACGAAGGCCCCATGAATGA
- a CDS encoding HpcH/HpaI aldolase/citrate lyase family protein has translation MALAAFRSWLYVPGDRPDRFPKAASAGADVVVCDLEDAVPSAKKADARTAVRRWLKTHRAAVRVNAADTAWHDEDIAAIAGTPGLSTLVLPKAQHRDQIARLSTRLGCRTPVVPLVETAEGIVNASDIAAGPNVATLAFGSLDYALDLGLHGRRDEDVFLFPRSVLVLACRVAGLAAPIDGVTAAITDTEAVRRDSNRAAALGFGGKQCIHPNQVGAVNTAFTPSAGAIDHAQRIVDAARAAHGSAVQLDGQMIDKPRIEQAYRVLAAAAGMAGRSQNKLSEKETAS, from the coding sequence ATGGCCCTCGCCGCATTTCGATCCTGGTTATACGTGCCAGGTGATCGCCCCGACCGATTTCCCAAAGCCGCATCCGCCGGCGCCGACGTCGTCGTTTGTGACCTCGAAGACGCTGTCCCGAGCGCCAAGAAGGCAGACGCCCGAACCGCGGTCCGGCGCTGGTTGAAAACTCACCGAGCCGCCGTGCGGGTCAATGCGGCCGACACCGCTTGGCATGACGAAGACATCGCCGCCATCGCGGGAACACCAGGCCTGAGCACACTGGTGCTGCCCAAGGCGCAACACCGCGACCAGATCGCGCGTTTGTCGACCAGATTAGGTTGCCGCACCCCCGTGGTGCCATTGGTGGAGACTGCCGAAGGGATAGTCAACGCCTCGGACATCGCCGCCGGCCCAAACGTCGCCACACTCGCGTTCGGCAGCCTGGATTACGCGCTCGACCTCGGTCTTCACGGCCGCCGCGACGAAGACGTCTTCCTGTTCCCGCGATCCGTTCTCGTGCTGGCCTGCCGGGTGGCCGGGCTCGCCGCACCAATCGACGGCGTCACCGCTGCAATAACGGACACCGAGGCTGTCCGACGGGACAGCAACCGCGCGGCGGCACTCGGGTTCGGCGGAAAACAGTGCATCCACCCCAATCAGGTCGGCGCTGTCAACACCGCTTTCACCCCGTCAGCCGGGGCGATCGACCACGCACAGCGGATCGTCGATGCAGCGCGGGCCGCCCACGGCTCGGCCGTGCAACTCGACGGCCAAATGATCGACAAACCCCGCATAGAGCAGGCCTACCGAGTCCTGGCTGCCGCTGCAGGAATGGCCGGCCGCTCGCAAAACAAGTTGAGCGAAAAGGAAACCGCATCATGA
- a CDS encoding 3-hydroxyacyl-CoA dehydrogenase family protein, with protein sequence MADAASLHPRQPIVADIRQRDRSVNYPVPRNFSSRPVAVIGAGTLGRRIALMFATRGGAVHIYDMSAPQRAAAVEYVAENIAAAVARVEGGSAGISTACHDLNDAVAEAWLVVEAVPEKLELKKQVFAQLDAATAEDTILASNSSSFPSRLFTSKVGHPERVLNIHFYMPPDQSAVDIMSCGQTERSVMDFVKETLPLFGIYPFEAHKESIGFIFNRVWAAIKRECLELVAEGVSTPHDVDRMFQINTGMPGGPFRMMDQVGLDVVLDIEKHYEAEHPEYPRGPRQLLEGYIADGRLGVKTGAGFYDDYPTP encoded by the coding sequence GTGGCGGACGCCGCGTCGCTCCATCCGCGCCAACCCATTGTTGCTGACATTCGACAGAGAGACAGATCGGTGAATTACCCAGTGCCACGAAACTTCTCGTCGCGCCCGGTCGCGGTGATCGGCGCCGGAACCTTGGGGCGTCGGATCGCTCTGATGTTTGCGACCCGGGGTGGCGCCGTTCATATCTACGATATGTCCGCGCCGCAACGCGCCGCGGCCGTGGAATACGTTGCGGAAAATATCGCTGCCGCAGTTGCCCGGGTCGAAGGCGGATCCGCAGGAATCAGTACAGCTTGCCATGATCTCAATGACGCAGTGGCGGAGGCCTGGCTTGTCGTCGAGGCGGTTCCCGAAAAGCTGGAACTGAAGAAGCAAGTCTTCGCCCAACTGGATGCGGCGACGGCGGAAGACACCATCCTGGCGAGCAACTCGTCGTCATTTCCGAGCAGACTGTTCACCAGCAAGGTTGGCCACCCCGAACGCGTGCTCAACATCCACTTCTACATGCCGCCAGACCAGAGCGCGGTCGACATCATGTCGTGTGGCCAGACGGAGCGTTCAGTCATGGATTTCGTGAAGGAGACGCTCCCGCTTTTCGGCATTTACCCATTCGAAGCACACAAGGAAAGCATCGGATTCATCTTCAACAGGGTCTGGGCAGCGATCAAGCGAGAATGCCTCGAACTCGTCGCCGAAGGTGTGTCCACTCCTCATGACGTCGATCGCATGTTCCAGATCAACACCGGCATGCCCGGTGGACCGTTCCGGATGATGGATCAGGTCGGCCTCGATGTCGTCCTTGACATCGAAAAGCACTACGAAGCAGAGCATCCCGAGTATCCCAGGGGACCGCGCCAGCTCTTAGAGGGCTACATCGCCGACGGCCGGCTGGGCGTCAAGACAGGTGCGGGGTTCTACGACGACTACCCGACGCCGTAG